One genomic window of Ziziphus jujuba cultivar Dongzao chromosome 4, ASM3175591v1 includes the following:
- the LOC132803483 gene encoding sesquiterpene synthase 2-like: protein MTSIIDDTFDAHGTYEEIKLFTEAVIRWDISAKDVLPDYMKLIYQTILDTYSQLEEHIDKEGRSYGLAYAKQAMKELVQAYFAEVDRFHKYTPRVEEYICNGEVSAGYYALTTASLLCMGEGTATEEAFIWASNKPKIIKAASLIGRLMNDITSHKFEQKREHCASAVECCMEQHGVEEEEAYKMLHQEIENVWKDINQEFMKPTAVATPVLDRVLNLARMSDVMYKDGDSYTNPHLIKDTINLLLVDPVPVHEHLLP from the exons ATGACTTCCATCATAGATGATACCTTTGATGCTCATGGTACATACGAAGAAATCAAACTCTTTACGGAAGCAGTCATAAg GTGGGATATTAGTGCCAAAGATGTTCTTCCAGATTACATGAAATTGATATATCAGACAATTTTGGACACTTATAGTCAATTGGAGGAGCATATTGACAAGGAAGGAAGATCTTATGGTTTAGCTTATGCGAAACAAGCA ATGAAAGAATTAGTCCAAGCCTATTTTGCTGAAGTTGATCGGTTTCATAAGTACACTCCAAGGGTGGAGGAATACATATGCAATGGCGAAGTAAGTGCTGGTTATTATGCTCTCACAACGGCCTCGCTTCTATGCATGGGTGAGGGGACTGCAACTGAAGAAGCGTTCATTTGGGCCTCTAATAAACCAAAAATCATTAAAGCTGCTTCACTTATTGGCAGACTGATGAATGACATCACCTCCCATAag TTCGAGCAGAAGAGAGAACATTGTGCATCAGCGGTTGAATGTTGCATGGAACAAcatggagttgaagaagaagaagcatataAAATGTTGCACcaagaaattgaaaatgtttGGAAAGATATAAACCAGGAGTTCATGAAGCCAACTGCTGTAGCAACCCCTGTTCTTGACCGCGTTCTGAATCTTGCACGCATGTCAGATGTTATGTATAAGGACGGTGACAGTTATACCAATCCTCATTTGATCAAAGACACCATTAATTTGCTGCTTGTCGATCCTGTACCCGTTCACGAGCATCTTCTTCCATAA
- the LOC132803484 gene encoding valencene synthase-like: MSIQASAASEAFTQNKNRPSADFHPTIWGDYFLSHCVQKEHIEKMQQKVEELKEEVKGLVMTYSQKNPLQKLELIDAIQRLGVSYHFEREINEVLEKIYSSYGFRDEEDDDLYTISLWFRLLRQHGYYISCDVLNKFKDGDGEFKASLTVDVPAMLSLYEAAHLRMHGEEILDEALVFTTIHLQLELSNMNSDLAGKVTFALNRSIVKTYQGQRQDITSLSTLKKIPTTKLC; this comes from the exons ATGTCGATCCAAGCTTCAGCAGCTTCTGAAGCCtttacccaaaataaaaaccGTCCCTCTGCAGATTTTCATCCCACCATTTGGGGTGATTATTTCCTCTCTCACTGTGTG CAAAAGGAGCACATCGAAAAAATGCAGCAAAAGGTTGAAGAATTGAAGGAAGAAGTTAAAGGGTTGGTAATGACATATTCTCAGAAAAACCCTTTGCAAAAGTTGGAGTTGATTGATGCAATCCAACGTTTAGGTGTGTCTTACCATTTTGAGAGGGAGATTAATGAAGTATTAGAAAAGATCTATAGCTCTTATGGCTTTCGTGATGAAGAGGATGATGACCTTTACACTATTTCACTTTGGTTTCGTTTGCTTAGGCAACATGGTTATTATATTTCGTGCG ATGTACTTAACAAGTTCAAGGATGGAGATGGTGAATTTAAGGCATCCTTAACCGTTGATGTTCCTGCCATGCTAAGTCTGTACGAGGCAGCACACCTTCGCATGCATGGGGAAGAAATTCTTGATGAAGCCCTAGTTTTCACCACCATTCATCTTCAGTTAGAGTTGAGTAATATGAACTCCGACCTCGCTGGAAAGGTCACCTTTGCCCTTAACCGGTCCATCGTAAAAACATACCAAGGTCAGAGACAAGACATTACATCTCTTTCTACCCTAAAGAAAATTCCCACAACAAAACTTTGTTGA